One segment of Clostridium botulinum DNA contains the following:
- the hpf gene encoding ribosome hibernation-promoting factor, HPF/YfiA family, with protein sequence MKVIVIAKNIELTNALREMVEKKISKLGKYFNSDIEAKATLSVQRNRQIVEVMIPFNGVVLRGEEANEDMYRAIDLVAEKLERQIRKQKTKLSRKKSGSLKFGEIVDLSPVAVDEEEAKLVKRKRFGVKPMDIDEAILQMELVGHNFFVYQDVDSNKINVIYKRKDGDYGLLDPEYK encoded by the coding sequence ATGAAAGTAATAGTTATAGCAAAGAATATTGAGTTAACTAATGCATTAAGAGAAATGGTCGAAAAGAAAATTTCCAAGTTGGGAAAATATTTTAATTCTGATATAGAAGCCAAAGCTACTTTAAGCGTACAAAGAAATAGGCAAATAGTAGAAGTCATGATACCTTTTAATGGAGTCGTATTAAGAGGAGAAGAAGCTAATGAGGACATGTATAGAGCTATAGATTTAGTTGCAGAAAAGCTAGAAAGACAAATTAGAAAACAAAAAACTAAATTGTCTAGAAAAAAGAGTGGCTCATTAAAATTTGGAGAAATAGTAGATTTATCTCCAGTTGCAGTTGATGAAGAAGAAGCCAAACTAGTTAAAAGAAAAAGATTTGGTGTTAAGCCTATGGATATAGATGAGGCAATACTTCAAATGGAGTTAGTGGGACATAACTTCTTTGTTTATCAAGATGTAGATAGTAATAAAATAAATGTAATTTATAAACGAAAAGATGGAGATTATGGATTATTAGATCCAGAATATAAATAA
- a CDS encoding ComF family protein, translated as MGKNIKKIIKIIYESVVSIIYPIENYCILCKRNNYSGICDICKSKITCIKNNDNEIISYGYYGGVIKELILKFKYKNNFTAGDILAEFLEEYIIDNMNYKEYIITYIPMTTKSQKKRGFNQCEYIAKKIANSLNIECKKILIKVKDTKEQKMLNKNERKENISGSFDVIKKIDLIDKKIILIDDVATTGFTITEGYKILKKYGAKEIKLLTLAKSHI; from the coding sequence ATGGGAAAAAACATCAAGAAAATAATAAAAATTATATATGAAAGTGTAGTTTCAATAATATATCCAATTGAAAATTATTGTATACTATGTAAAAGAAATAACTATTCTGGAATATGTGATATTTGTAAGTCTAAGATTACATGTATTAAAAATAATGATAATGAGATAATAAGTTATGGGTATTATGGTGGAGTAATAAAAGAACTTATACTTAAATTTAAGTATAAGAATAACTTTACAGCAGGAGATATCTTAGCTGAGTTTTTAGAAGAATATATTATTGATAATATGAATTATAAAGAATATATAATAACATATATACCTATGACTACTAAATCCCAAAAAAAGCGCGGTTTTAATCAATGTGAATATATTGCAAAAAAAATCGCTAATTCATTAAATATAGAATGTAAAAAAATATTGATTAAAGTAAAAGACACAAAAGAACAAAAAATGTTAAATAAAAATGAGAGAAAAGAAAACATTAGTGGTTCATTTGATGTAATAAAGAAAATTGATTTAATTGATAAAAAAATAATACTCATTGATGATGTTGCAACCACTGGGTTTACAATCACAGAGGGGTATAAAATATTAAAAAAATATGGAGCAAAAGAAATAAAACTATTGACCTTAGCCAAAAGTCATATATAA